The Natrinema salaciae genome contains a region encoding:
- the sufB gene encoding Fe-S cluster assembly protein SufB, whose protein sequence is MSSDQDHLQETDTEARFEFKKEENAAVKSDKGLTEEVIRMISEDKDEPDWMLERRLRALKQYQNMPMPSGWPGMPDLSELDVEEIVPYIRPDVDKREGVDDWTELPDDIKDTFDKLGIPEAEKNALSGVGAQYESEVVYQNMQERWEEKGVVFCNMDEAVREHPELVKEHFMTTCVPPSDNKFAALHGAVWSGGSFVYVPEGVTVEMPVQAYFRMNSEGMGQFEHTLIIAEEGSEVHYIEGCSAPKYGTHNLHSGGVEVFVGEDAHVQYSTVQNWSKNTFNLNTKRAICEENGTMEWVSGSMGSKATMLYPCTILKGRGSTDTHITIAFAGEGQDIDTGAKVYHNAPDTSSTIESKSISKDGGRTNYRGLVHIADGAENSSTAVECDALMFDNESTSDTMPYMEIEESKVDVAHEATVGKIGDEDIFYLQSRGLDDDDAKKMIVAGFIEPITEELPIEYAVELNRLIELEMEGSLG, encoded by the coding sequence ATGAGTTCCGATCAAGACCACCTACAAGAGACAGACACCGAGGCCCGGTTCGAGTTCAAGAAAGAGGAGAACGCCGCGGTCAAATCCGACAAGGGCCTGACCGAGGAGGTCATCCGTATGATCTCCGAGGACAAGGACGAGCCCGACTGGATGCTGGAGCGCCGGCTGCGTGCGCTCAAGCAGTACCAGAACATGCCGATGCCGTCCGGCTGGCCCGGCATGCCCGACCTCTCCGAGCTCGACGTCGAAGAGATCGTCCCCTACATCCGCCCGGACGTCGACAAACGCGAAGGCGTCGACGACTGGACGGAGCTGCCAGACGACATCAAGGACACGTTCGACAAGCTCGGCATTCCGGAAGCCGAGAAGAACGCCCTCTCGGGCGTCGGCGCCCAGTACGAGTCCGAGGTCGTCTACCAGAACATGCAGGAGCGCTGGGAGGAGAAGGGCGTCGTCTTCTGCAACATGGACGAGGCCGTCCGGGAGCATCCCGAGCTCGTCAAAGAGCACTTCATGACGACCTGCGTGCCGCCGAGCGACAACAAGTTCGCCGCGCTGCACGGAGCCGTCTGGTCCGGCGGGAGCTTCGTGTACGTCCCCGAGGGCGTCACCGTCGAGATGCCCGTTCAGGCGTACTTCCGGATGAATTCGGAAGGAATGGGGCAGTTCGAGCACACGCTCATCATCGCCGAAGAGGGCTCGGAAGTCCACTACATCGAGGGCTGTTCCGCGCCCAAGTACGGTACCCACAACCTCCACTCGGGCGGCGTCGAGGTCTTCGTCGGCGAAGACGCTCACGTCCAGTACTCGACCGTGCAGAACTGGTCGAAGAACACGTTCAACCTGAACACCAAACGCGCCATCTGCGAGGAGAACGGCACGATGGAGTGGGTCTCGGGCAGCATGGGGTCGAAAGCGACCATGCTCTACCCGTGTACGATCCTCAAGGGTCGCGGCTCGACCGACACCCACATCACCATCGCCTTCGCGGGCGAGGGCCAGGACATCGACACCGGCGCGAAAGTCTACCACAACGCGCCCGACACGAGCTCGACCATCGAGTCCAAGTCGATCTCCAAGGACGGCGGCCGCACCAACTACCGCGGCCTCGTTCACATCGCCGACGGCGCCGAGAACTCCTCGACCGCCGTCGAGTGTGACGCCCTGATGTTCGACAACGAGTCCACGTCGGACACCATGCCGTACATGGAGATCGAGGAGTCGAAGGTCGACGTCGCTCACGAGGCGACCGTCGGCAAGATCGGCGACGAGGACATCTTCTACCTCCAGTCGCGCGGACTGGACGACGACGACGCCAAGAAGATGATCGTCGCCGGCTTCATCGAGCCGATCACGGAGGAACTACCGATCGAATACGCGGTCGAACTCAACCGTCTCATCGAACTCGAGATGGAGGGAAGCCTCGGATAA
- a CDS encoding ABC transporter ATP-binding protein: MARLELRNLHAEVAEGDEKILEGVTLEVESGEIHALMGPNGSGKSTTAKVIAGHPAYEVTEGEVLLHLEDEEFGEDIEIDADQRTWDLLDLEPNERAALGIFLGFQYPAEIEGVTMTNFLRTALNAKIEEREELFEGDEGDAEEEDDGFETSPMEGPADEGDVGVAEFQGILQEKMEQLEMDEKFAQRYLNAGFSGGEKKQNEVLQAAILEPSIAVLDEIDSGLDIDRLQDVSNGINALRDEQGTGILQITHYQRILDYVEPDHVHVMLDGQIAKSGGPELAEKLEDKGYDWVRDEVYGTA, encoded by the coding sequence ATGGCACGTCTCGAACTACGCAACCTGCATGCGGAAGTCGCGGAGGGCGACGAGAAAATTCTCGAGGGGGTAACCCTCGAGGTCGAGTCGGGCGAGATCCACGCCCTGATGGGGCCAAACGGCTCCGGGAAGTCGACGACCGCGAAGGTCATCGCCGGCCACCCCGCCTACGAGGTCACCGAGGGCGAGGTTCTGCTCCACCTCGAGGACGAGGAGTTCGGCGAAGACATCGAGATCGACGCGGACCAGCGCACCTGGGACCTGCTCGACCTCGAGCCCAACGAGCGCGCCGCGCTCGGCATCTTCCTCGGCTTCCAGTACCCGGCCGAGATCGAGGGCGTCACGATGACGAACTTCCTCCGGACGGCGCTGAACGCCAAGATCGAGGAGCGCGAGGAGCTCTTCGAGGGGGACGAGGGCGACGCCGAGGAGGAGGACGACGGCTTCGAGACCTCGCCGATGGAAGGCCCCGCGGACGAGGGTGACGTCGGCGTCGCCGAGTTCCAGGGAATCCTCCAGGAGAAGATGGAGCAACTGGAGATGGACGAGAAGTTCGCCCAGCGCTACCTCAACGCCGGCTTCTCCGGCGGGGAGAAGAAGCAGAACGAAGTGCTGCAGGCCGCCATCCTCGAGCCCTCGATCGCCGTCCTCGACGAGATCGACTCCGGGCTCGACATCGACCGACTGCAGGACGTCTCCAACGGGATCAACGCGCTGCGCGACGAGCAGGGCACCGGGATCCTTCAGATCACCCACTACCAGCGCATCCTCGACTACGTCGAACCCGATCACGTCCACGTGATGCTCGACGGACAGATCGCCAAGAGCGGCGGTCCCGAACTCGCGGAGAAGCTCGAGGACAAGGGGTATGACTGGGTCCGCGACGAAGTCTACGGCACTGCGTAA
- a CDS encoding DUF7331 family protein, with amino-acid sequence MIDVSTHLNDDATNRSEPSSEPEGTATIESYETEDGVVFYDAENPLAWVETSRTLTLEELA; translated from the coding sequence GTGATCGACGTGTCCACTCATCTAAACGACGACGCGACGAATCGGAGCGAACCGAGTAGTGAGCCCGAGGGGACCGCGACGATCGAGTCCTACGAGACGGAGGACGGCGTCGTCTTCTACGACGCCGAGAACCCGCTCGCCTGGGTAGAGACCTCCCGAACCCTCACCCTCGAGGAGTTGGCCTGA
- a CDS encoding DNA-directed DNA polymerase has translation MTEAGQTGLAEFGGDSDETDDRPAEEAVAVAGNGGSNAAEVIDVVEETLPEPEGDLELAVMQVDYTIVGYGDEERPIMHVFGRTSEGELEHVQVVGFRPYFYAPTETLERPPEEQYDRLTGSREYGSDGEPYESIRGEKLTRIFGQTPRDVGQVRDDFEHYEADILFPNRFLIDKDIRSGIRVPERRAEDDSLVVPHDEVEATDVDAEPRVCTFDIEVDDRQGFPEDGEEPIVCLTSHDSYDDEYIMWLYEAPIGEGEIPTEIDDYDPIEGAIDHEVRSFEAEEAMLEAFIEYVERTDPDILTGWNFEDFDAPYFLDRLEELGGPHHDFDLSIDRLSRVDEVWRSNWGGPDIKGRIVFDLLYAYQRTVFSELDSYRLDAVGEAELGVGKERYAGDIGDLWEGDPTKLLEYNLRDVELCVELDRQQEIIAFWDEVRSFVGCKLEDAPTPGDAVDMYVLHEAYGRFALPSKGQQEAGEEYEGGAVFEPITGVKENVTVLDLKSLYPMCMVTVNASPETRVDPAEYDGETFVAPTEPEPTHFRKEPDGVMREMINELLAEREEKKSQRNQYEPGTREYEQYDRQQGAVKVIMNSLYGVSGWEQFRLYDKEAASAITATGREVIEFTETAASEIDYRVAYGDTDSVMLELGPDISKADALEQSFEIEEYINGRYDDFAREDLNAEDHRFQIEFEKLYRRFFQAGKKKRYAGHITWKEGKDVDNVDIVGFEYQRSDIAPITKEVQHRVIEMIVREGDVEGAKEYVNGIIEDVLAGEISLEEIAIPGGIGKRLDNYDTDTAQVRGAKYANLLLGTNFQRGSKPKRLYLDRVDPSFFERLEAEEGFDARTDPLYGAFKRDPDVICFEYEDQIPEEFAVDYETMLEKTLQGPIERILEALDISWNEVKSGQEQKGLDSFM, from the coding sequence ATGACTGAGGCGGGCCAGACCGGACTCGCGGAGTTCGGCGGCGACTCCGACGAGACCGACGACCGGCCGGCGGAAGAGGCGGTTGCCGTCGCCGGCAACGGCGGATCGAACGCCGCGGAGGTGATCGACGTCGTCGAGGAGACGCTCCCCGAGCCAGAGGGCGACCTCGAGCTCGCGGTGATGCAGGTCGACTACACGATCGTCGGCTACGGCGACGAGGAGCGACCGATCATGCACGTGTTCGGACGGACGTCCGAGGGCGAACTCGAGCACGTGCAGGTAGTCGGCTTCAGGCCGTACTTCTACGCGCCGACGGAGACCCTCGAGCGGCCGCCCGAGGAGCAGTACGATCGGCTGACGGGGAGTCGAGAGTACGGCTCGGACGGCGAGCCCTACGAGAGCATCCGGGGCGAGAAGCTCACCCGCATCTTCGGACAGACACCCCGCGACGTCGGGCAGGTCCGCGACGACTTCGAGCACTACGAGGCCGACATCCTGTTCCCGAACCGGTTCCTGATCGACAAGGACATCCGGAGCGGCATTCGAGTCCCCGAGCGCCGCGCCGAGGACGATTCGCTGGTCGTCCCCCACGACGAGGTCGAAGCGACGGACGTCGACGCGGAGCCGCGAGTCTGTACCTTCGACATCGAGGTCGACGACCGCCAGGGGTTCCCCGAGGACGGCGAGGAACCGATCGTCTGTCTCACCAGCCACGATTCGTACGACGACGAGTACATCATGTGGCTCTACGAGGCCCCGATCGGCGAGGGGGAAATCCCCACCGAAATCGACGACTACGATCCGATCGAGGGTGCGATCGACCACGAAGTACGGAGCTTCGAGGCGGAGGAGGCGATGCTCGAGGCCTTCATCGAGTACGTCGAGCGGACCGACCCGGATATCCTTACGGGCTGGAACTTCGAGGACTTCGACGCGCCGTACTTCCTCGACCGCCTCGAGGAACTCGGGGGCCCCCACCACGACTTCGACCTCTCGATCGATCGCCTCTCTCGCGTCGACGAGGTCTGGCGGAGCAACTGGGGCGGTCCCGACATCAAGGGTCGCATCGTCTTCGACCTCCTCTATGCCTACCAGCGGACGGTCTTCTCCGAACTCGACTCCTACCGGCTCGACGCCGTCGGCGAAGCGGAACTCGGCGTCGGAAAGGAGCGGTACGCCGGCGACATCGGTGATCTCTGGGAGGGCGATCCGACGAAACTGCTCGAGTACAACCTCCGGGACGTCGAGCTCTGCGTCGAACTCGATCGCCAGCAGGAGATCATCGCGTTCTGGGACGAGGTGCGCTCGTTCGTCGGCTGTAAACTCGAGGACGCGCCGACGCCGGGAGACGCGGTCGACATGTACGTCCTCCACGAGGCGTACGGCCGATTTGCCCTGCCCTCGAAGGGGCAACAGGAAGCCGGCGAGGAGTACGAGGGCGGTGCGGTGTTCGAACCGATCACGGGCGTCAAGGAGAACGTGACGGTACTCGACCTGAAGTCGCTGTATCCGATGTGTATGGTGACGGTCAACGCCTCGCCCGAGACGCGGGTCGACCCGGCCGAGTACGACGGCGAGACGTTCGTCGCCCCGACCGAACCCGAGCCGACCCACTTCCGCAAGGAACCCGACGGCGTCATGCGGGAGATGATCAACGAACTGCTGGCCGAACGCGAGGAGAAGAAATCGCAGCGCAACCAGTACGAACCGGGCACCAGGGAGTACGAGCAGTACGACCGACAGCAGGGCGCGGTGAAGGTCATCATGAACTCGCTGTACGGCGTCTCCGGCTGGGAGCAGTTCCGACTGTACGACAAGGAAGCGGCGTCCGCGATCACCGCCACTGGTCGCGAAGTGATCGAATTCACCGAGACTGCCGCGAGCGAGATCGATTACCGAGTCGCGTACGGGGATACGGACAGCGTCATGCTCGAACTCGGCCCCGACATCTCGAAAGCGGACGCGCTCGAGCAGTCGTTCGAGATCGAGGAGTACATCAACGGCCGCTACGACGACTTCGCGCGCGAAGATCTGAACGCCGAAGACCATCGGTTCCAGATCGAGTTCGAGAAGCTCTACCGGCGGTTCTTCCAGGCCGGGAAGAAGAAACGCTACGCGGGCCACATCACCTGGAAGGAGGGCAAGGACGTCGACAACGTCGACATCGTCGGCTTCGAGTACCAGCGCTCGGACATCGCCCCGATTACCAAGGAGGTCCAGCACCGGGTCATCGAGATGATCGTCCGCGAGGGCGACGTCGAAGGCGCGAAGGAGTACGTCAACGGCATCATCGAGGACGTCCTGGCGGGCGAGATCTCGCTCGAGGAGATCGCGATTCCGGGCGGAATCGGCAAGCGGCTGGACAACTACGATACCGACACGGCACAGGTCAGAGGCGCGAAGTACGCGAACCTGCTGCTCGGCACCAACTTTCAGCGTGGGAGCAAACCCAAGCGGCTCTACCTCGACCGCGTCGATCCCTCGTTCTTCGAGCGACTCGAAGCCGAGGAGGGGTTCGACGCCCGCACCGACCCCCTCTACGGCGCGTTCAAGCGCGATCCCGACGTCATCTGCTTCGAGTACGAGGACCAGATCCCCGAGGAGTTCGCGGTCGACTACGAGACGATGCTCGAGAAGACGCTACAGGGGCCGATCGAGCGGATCCTCGAGGCGCTGGATATCTCGTGGAACGAAGTGAAGAGCGGGCAGGAGCAGAAGGGATTAGATAGCTTCATGTAA
- a CDS encoding DUF7346 family protein, producing MKTVEDDTGRRYLLLKRSDSASLVRDPENGNECYIQNDRLESVGEESALETAARRVSDPVLTLLTNVHDEETLGLLVELSERGPLGVRTLLDASDFCESDLHGRLTILSAAGLLEEADVAGERGYRVTETCETALEAIRTGARKTGDAPSDDS from the coding sequence ATGAAAACAGTCGAGGACGACACCGGCAGACGGTACCTGCTTCTCAAGCGATCGGACAGCGCGAGTCTCGTCCGTGACCCGGAAAACGGCAACGAGTGTTACATCCAGAACGACCGCCTCGAGTCCGTCGGCGAGGAATCCGCCCTCGAGACGGCCGCGCGACGCGTGAGCGATCCGGTCCTGACGCTGCTGACCAACGTCCACGACGAGGAGACGCTGGGTCTCCTGGTCGAGCTCTCGGAACGGGGGCCGCTCGGCGTCCGCACCCTGCTCGACGCCTCCGACTTCTGTGAGAGCGACTTGCACGGCCGACTCACGATCCTCTCCGCTGCAGGGTTGCTCGAGGAGGCCGACGTCGCCGGCGAGCGCGGCTATCGGGTGACCGAGACGTGTGAGACCGCACTCGAGGCAATTCGAACTGGCGCGCGAAAAACGGGGGACGCTCCGTCGGACGATTCGTGA
- a CDS encoding DUF7322 domain-containing protein, whose protein sequence is MVFDRTENEPEEWDPEAEFYDPESDGLTIPQVSPGDDGPDDDLGDLSNAIEPSTAETDVPADVLQTFWVTVLVLNAAVLFVSLGLLLLIFEGRLTHSAILVAAGVALFGLAGRRYREFRRDEDTEPEHDIDEQDDTDFDANDAASRSTDPAETTSEDGHQ, encoded by the coding sequence GTGGTATTCGACCGGACCGAGAACGAGCCCGAGGAGTGGGATCCGGAAGCGGAGTTTTACGATCCCGAGAGCGACGGGCTGACGATCCCGCAGGTCTCACCCGGAGACGACGGTCCGGACGACGATCTGGGCGACCTCTCGAACGCGATCGAGCCATCCACTGCCGAAACGGACGTTCCCGCCGACGTCCTCCAGACGTTCTGGGTGACGGTGCTGGTTCTCAACGCCGCCGTTCTGTTCGTTTCCCTCGGGCTGTTGCTGCTGATCTTCGAGGGCAGGCTGACTCACAGCGCGATACTCGTCGCCGCGGGCGTCGCGCTGTTCGGGCTGGCCGGCCGCCGATACAGAGAATTCCGGCGCGACGAGGACACCGAGCCCGAACACGATATCGACGAGCAAGACGACACGGATTTCGACGCGAACGATGCCGCCTCGCGGTCGACCGACCCGGCCGAAACTACTTCGGAAGACGGGCACCAATAA